A single Fusobacterium hominis DNA region contains:
- a CDS encoding histidinol-phosphatase HisJ family protein yields the protein MLQLKVTKITIKWGVEEMLINDYHIHSEFSGDSNEKLDKIVKKALELGMEDIAITDHLEYDIIGMTDRWKLKLDKYAKTILEYKEKYKDKIDIKLGVEIGIQPHTREYLEKEVEKYPFDFIIASTHALDRHDIAMGELQKHRNKDQLQKYYFETVLKNVQDYNNFSVYGHIDFITRYGGEQYRGLNYKENLDVIDEILKTLISKNKGLEINTSGYRYQENRFYPCTDLLKRYFELGGEIITIGSDSHVSEYIGKDFDIAYDFLKSIGVKYICSFDKLNPVFKTIK from the coding sequence ATGTTACAATTAAAAGTAACAAAGATTACGATAAAATGGGGTGTAGAAGAAATGTTAATAAATGATTATCATATTCACAGCGAATTTTCAGGAGATTCAAATGAAAAATTAGATAAGATTGTAAAAAAAGCGTTAGAACTAGGAATGGAAGATATTGCTATAACTGATCATTTAGAATATGACATTATTGGTATGACTGATAGATGGAAACTGAAGTTAGATAAATATGCCAAAACCATTTTAGAATATAAAGAAAAATATAAAGATAAAATCGATATAAAATTGGGAGTTGAAATAGGAATACAACCGCATACAAGAGAATATTTAGAAAAAGAGGTTGAAAAGTATCCTTTTGATTTTATAATAGCATCAACACATGCATTAGATAGGCATGATATAGCTATGGGAGAATTACAAAAACATAGAAATAAAGATCAACTTCAAAAATATTATTTTGAAACTGTCTTAAAAAATGTACAAGATTATAATAATTTTTCTGTATACGGTCATATAGATTTTATAACTAGATATGGCGGGGAGCAGTATAGAGGGCTAAATTATAAAGAAAATTTAGATGTTATTGATGAGATATTAAAAACATTGATTAGTAAAAATAAAGGATTAGAAATAAATACTTCTGGATATAGATATCAAGAAAATAGGTTTTATCCATGTACTGATTTATTAAAAAGATATTTTGAATTAGGTGGAGAAATTATAACAATAGGGTCAGATTCGCATGTAAGCGAATATATAGGAAAAGATTTTGATATAGCTTATGATTTTTTAAAAAGCATAGGAGTTAAGTATATTTGCAGTTTTGACAAACTAAATCCTGTTTTTAAAACAATAAAATAA
- a CDS encoding PTS sugar transporter subunit IIA codes for MGFFDFLKKKKDEDWFNVYSPLNGRVIDLSDVPDEAFAQRMVGDGCAMDPTEGAIYAPVDGECDIFETNHAVSFETPNGLEMIVHFGMDTVALKGEGFKRVSTSNEVKVGDKLVEYDLNLIKSKVPSVKTPIIINNMDAVEKIDVVAMGQEVKVGDIIMKVLLKK; via the coding sequence ATGGGATTTTTTGATTTTTTAAAAAAGAAAAAAGATGAGGATTGGTTTAATGTTTACTCACCTTTAAATGGAAGAGTAATAGATCTGTCTGATGTACCTGATGAAGCATTTGCTCAAAGAATGGTAGGAGATGGATGTGCTATGGATCCAACTGAAGGAGCTATATATGCACCTGTTGATGGAGAATGCGATATATTCGAAACTAATCACGCAGTTAGCTTTGAAACTCCTAATGGACTTGAAATGATTGTTCACTTCGGTATGGATACAGTTGCTTTAAAAGGTGAAGGATTCAAAAGAGTTTCTACTTCAAATGAAGTTAAAGTTGGAGACAAACTTGTTGAATATGATTTAAATCTTATCAAAAGTAAAGTACCTTCTGTTAAAACTCCTATTATTATCAATAATATGGACGCTGTTGAAAAAATAGATGTTGTAGCAATGGGACAAGAAGTTAAAGTTGGAGACATCATAATGAAAGTATTACTAAAAAAATAG
- a CDS encoding dipeptidase, which produces MKIFDGHADIWYDVAQKRKLGQNDIFKKYHLERFKKGEIVGGIFIAYLDHKDDLDDEKQMIQMITSTCHEINTNSDIFNIIKKPNDLDFNNNKMNILMGVEGLRAIGKNLDWLDLLYTIGFRHCSLTWNEENLLATGVGGDSNRGLTQLGIEAIKKIETLGMLLDCSHANEKTFWDIYENSTRPFIASHSNAMKLCEHKRNLTDLQIKAIGEKKGLIGVNAFKNFISNEENKKNIYSYVDHIDYIVSLIGIDHVALGFDFCEYLYHDKKETDSNPIGLENASYAQNVINELVLRGYKNEDIEKIAFKNFLNILKNTLK; this is translated from the coding sequence ATGAAAATTTTTGATGGTCATGCTGATATTTGGTATGATGTCGCACAAAAGAGAAAATTAGGACAAAATGATATTTTTAAAAAATACCACCTGGAAAGGTTTAAGAAAGGTGAAATAGTAGGCGGTATTTTTATTGCGTATTTAGATCATAAAGATGACCTTGATGACGAAAAACAAATGATACAAATGATCACATCTACCTGTCATGAAATTAATACAAATAGTGATATATTCAATATTATAAAAAAACCTAATGATTTAGATTTTAATAATAATAAAATGAATATTTTAATGGGAGTTGAAGGATTAAGAGCTATTGGTAAAAATTTAGATTGGTTGGATCTTTTATATACAATTGGCTTTAGACATTGTTCTCTTACTTGGAATGAAGAAAATCTACTTGCTACTGGAGTAGGTGGAGATTCTAACAGAGGTTTGACTCAACTTGGAATAGAAGCAATAAAAAAAATAGAAACACTAGGTATGCTTCTTGATTGTTCTCATGCAAATGAAAAAACTTTCTGGGATATCTATGAAAATTCTACTCGTCCTTTTATAGCTTCCCACTCAAATGCTATGAAACTATGCGAACATAAACGTAATCTTACTGATTTACAAATAAAGGCCATAGGTGAGAAAAAAGGACTTATTGGAGTAAATGCTTTTAAAAATTTTATTTCTAATGAAGAAAATAAAAAAAATATATATTCTTATGTAGATCATATTGATTATATCGTTTCATTAATTGGAATAGATCATGTAGCCTTAGGATTTGACTTCTGTGAGTATCTATACCATGATAAAAAAGAAACTGATTCTAATCCTATTGGTCTTGAAAATGCTTCTTATGCTCAAAATGTAATAAACGAATTAGTTTTAAGAGGTTATAAAAATGAAGATATTGAAAAGATAGCTTTTAAAAATTTCTTAAACATTCTTAAAAATACACTAAAATAA
- a CDS encoding LysE family translocator has product MDLTIFKGIVTGLLLSIPFGPVGIYCMEKALLKSPKNGYVSALGMITVDVIYGITALLFISQVEDTIRKYELYLQILIGIFLIFVGWKKFKEQSNIKEFEEKVEKQSSNKKIPTCSKCSESVQTLIKDYFTTFFIALANISSVFTIVVIFTTLKVYVRNDYKVALMAAAGIFVGGATEWFITTYILSHFTKVLDEEKLIKISKLFGFLIFIFGIFITGSSLVKIL; this is encoded by the coding sequence TTGGATTTAACAATTTTTAAAGGAATAGTAACAGGACTTTTATTATCAATTCCTTTTGGTCCTGTAGGAATATATTGTATGGAGAAGGCTTTATTAAAGTCTCCTAAGAACGGATATGTATCTGCTTTAGGAATGATAACAGTTGATGTTATCTATGGAATAACTGCACTTCTTTTTATTTCACAAGTAGAAGATACAATAAGAAAATATGAGTTGTACCTTCAGATCTTAATTGGAATTTTTCTTATATTTGTTGGTTGGAAGAAATTTAAAGAGCAATCTAATATAAAAGAATTTGAAGAAAAAGTTGAAAAACAAAGTAGTAATAAGAAAATTCCTACTTGTTCAAAGTGTTCTGAGTCTGTTCAAACTCTTATAAAAGATTATTTTACAACTTTTTTTATAGCACTTGCAAATATTTCAAGTGTATTTACAATAGTAGTTATTTTTACAACTTTAAAAGTTTATGTCCGTAATGATTATAAAGTAGCATTAATGGCAGCGGCAGGAATTTTTGTAGGAGGAGCTACAGAATGGTTTATAACAACTTATATATTGTCACACTTTACTAAAGTGTTAGATGAAGAAAAACTCATTAAAATATCAAAATTATTCGGTTTCCTGATATTTATTTTTGGTATATTTATAACAGGAAGTTCATTAGTGAAAATATTATAG
- a CDS encoding MATE family efflux transporter, with amino-acid sequence MTKSLSLGKDSIGRLFFAFSLPAVTGMLVTAFYAIVDGIFIGQGVGADGLAAINIGYPIINFAAALSLMFGIGGSTLISLHPKNKKVQNRCFSYIINLNLIAYAILVLLVIIFNEKLLYMMGSSKELLPMVKAYMYPCTLGVIFLMLANSLNAVVRNDKSPTYAFVSMVIGSVVNIFLDWLFIMVFKWGIFGGAIATALGQLCSFLFLIKYFLRFGSTFKYKVSIIKIKYLLKICSIGFPSFIMEFAVALITILFNISFMEYSGEIGVSSFCVVGYIFYIYRMLFTGLGQGIQPIVSYNYGEKLYDRVHQIYILGKKVAFVLGAGVLAWVILFSKDLIKLFNSDPQLVSKASHGMILYTSAIIFLALNFMEIAYLQAREQAKYANILSILRSTVYVLIALLILPRILGENGIWLALPASDLLTYLTTVILKRANIIKP; translated from the coding sequence ATGACAAAATCTTTAAGTTTGGGAAAAGATTCAATAGGGAGATTATTTTTTGCATTTTCTTTGCCTGCAGTGACAGGAATGTTAGTTACTGCATTTTATGCCATTGTAGATGGTATATTTATAGGACAAGGAGTTGGAGCAGATGGACTTGCAGCCATAAACATAGGGTATCCAATAATAAACTTTGCAGCGGCATTGAGTTTGATGTTTGGTATAGGAGGATCAACTTTAATTTCATTACATCCTAAGAATAAAAAAGTTCAGAATAGATGTTTTTCATATATAATAAATTTAAATTTAATTGCTTATGCAATATTGGTTTTATTGGTAATTATATTTAATGAAAAATTATTATATATGATGGGTTCAAGCAAAGAACTTTTGCCAATGGTTAAAGCTTATATGTATCCTTGTACGTTAGGAGTAATATTTCTAATGTTAGCAAATAGTTTAAATGCAGTAGTAAGAAATGATAAATCTCCAACATATGCATTTGTTTCAATGGTTATAGGTTCTGTTGTAAATATATTTTTAGATTGGTTATTTATAATGGTATTTAAATGGGGAATATTTGGTGGGGCAATAGCAACTGCACTAGGTCAACTTTGCTCATTTTTATTTCTTATAAAATATTTTTTGCGTTTTGGTTCTACTTTTAAGTACAAAGTATCTATAATAAAAATAAAATATTTGTTGAAAATATGTTCAATAGGATTTCCATCATTTATAATGGAATTTGCAGTAGCATTAATCACAATTCTTTTCAATATTTCATTTATGGAGTATAGTGGCGAAATAGGAGTATCATCTTTTTGTGTAGTAGGATATATTTTCTATATTTATAGAATGCTATTTACAGGACTTGGTCAAGGAATTCAACCAATTGTTAGTTACAACTATGGAGAAAAACTTTATGATAGAGTACATCAAATATATATATTAGGAAAAAAAGTAGCATTTGTATTAGGAGCGGGTGTTTTAGCATGGGTAATACTTTTTAGTAAAGATTTAATAAAACTTTTTAATTCAGATCCTCAACTTGTGAGTAAAGCATCTCATGGTATGATATTGTATACAAGTGCAATTATATTTTTAGCACTAAATTTTATGGAAATTGCATATCTACAAGCAAGAGAACAAGCTAAATATGCAAATATACTTTCTATATTGAGAAGCACAGTTTATGTTTTAATAGCACTTTTAATATTACCAAGAATTTTAGGAGAAAATGGAATTTGGTTAGCTCTTCCAGCTTCTGATTTATTAACATATTTAACAACAGTTATTTTAAAAAGAGCCAATATAATAAAACCATAA
- a CDS encoding META domain-containing protein gives MKKTAILLGMVFFMFGCSSLKSNSGEMKKEESISSLYSKEYTLENSDITINFEKDRLYGFSGVNRYMGNYTVDKDNIKIENLGSTMMLGESQKMEEETKYLKDLSEVNKFIIEGNKLILTDGKVTLKFQNLAER, from the coding sequence ATGAAAAAAACAGCAATTTTACTAGGAATGGTTTTCTTTATGTTTGGTTGTAGTAGTTTAAAATCAAATTCAGGGGAAATGAAAAAAGAGGAGAGTATATCGTCTTTGTATTCTAAGGAATACACACTTGAAAATTCAGATATCACTATTAATTTTGAAAAAGATAGGTTATATGGTTTTTCTGGTGTAAATAGATATATGGGAAATTACACAGTTGACAAAGATAATATAAAAATAGAAAATCTAGGTTCTACAATGATGCTTGGAGAAAGCCAAAAGATGGAAGAAGAAACAAAATATTTAAAAGATCTGTCAGAAGTTAATAAGTTCATTATTGAAGGGAACAAACTTATATTAACAGATGGAAAAGTTACTCTTAAATTTCAAAATTTGGCAGAAAGATAA
- a CDS encoding EFR1 family ferrodoxin (N-terminal region resembles flavodoxins. C-terminal ferrodoxin region binds two 4Fe-4S clusters.) has product MSKVQCFYFSPTSNTKKIVEAVASGICEEKIENDLTFVDKNLDQYVVDSNEIAVIGVPVYGGRVPEVILDSLKRIKGNGAYAVAVVTYGNRAYEDSLLELKNILVEQNFKVVAAGAFIGEHSYTKKVATNRPDELDLKKAIDFGKDVVAKIKTNTNNITEPSIPGNYPYKERSKRIFSPHGNRKCVYCRRCPVVCPVGAIDMRKPDIVDEDKCIHCCACIKVCSFNGRELLDEWVIEKIKMLETNCIDRKEPEIFI; this is encoded by the coding sequence ATGAGTAAAGTACAATGTTTTTATTTTAGTCCTACTTCAAATACTAAGAAAATAGTTGAAGCGGTAGCAAGTGGAATATGTGAAGAAAAAATTGAAAATGATTTAACTTTTGTAGATAAAAATTTAGATCAGTATGTAGTAGACTCTAATGAGATAGCTGTAATAGGTGTTCCAGTTTATGGAGGCAGAGTTCCTGAAGTTATATTAGACAGTTTGAAAAGAATTAAAGGAAATGGAGCTTATGCTGTAGCAGTTGTAACCTATGGAAATAGAGCTTATGAGGATTCTTTATTAGAACTTAAAAATATTTTAGTAGAGCAAAATTTCAAGGTTGTAGCAGCTGGGGCTTTTATAGGTGAACACTCATATACTAAAAAAGTTGCAACAAATAGACCAGATGAATTAGATTTAAAAAAAGCTATAGATTTTGGAAAAGATGTAGTCGCTAAAATTAAGACTAATACTAATAATATAACTGAACCGTCAATACCAGGAAATTATCCTTATAAAGAAAGAAGTAAAAGAATTTTTTCTCCACATGGAAATAGAAAATGTGTGTATTGTAGAAGATGTCCAGTTGTGTGTCCAGTTGGAGCAATAGACATGAGAAAACCAGATATTGTAGATGAAGACAAATGTATTCATTGCTGTGCATGTATAAAAGTTTGTTCATTTAATGGAAGAGAACTATTAGATGAGTGGGTAATAGAAAAAATTAAAATGTTAGAAACAAATTGTATTGATAGAAAAGAACCTGAAATATTTATTTAA
- a CDS encoding aminopeptidase P family protein — protein sequence MFDKYIYVERRKKLKELMGSGVIILPGNQESPRNYRGNDYNFEQDSCFLYYFGIDIPELIGVIDIDENKDYIFGSDYTIDDVIWMGDQKLIKEYAIDSGVETFIEMTYFNDFIHKTLKKERKILLLPQYRAETILQLSLALGINPHYIDNYISEKLIKAVVSQRNIKSKLEILQIEDAVNITREMHLEAMKVTKVGMKEYEVVSALEAIAKKYNASTSFFTIFTKNGQTLHNHFHGNTLEEGDIVILDCGARNKNGYCGDMTTTFPVSGKFSPKQKDIYLLLIKMFETAENLLNPGINYKEIHLQVAKTLAQGLVSQGLMKGNPDDIVKSGAHALFMPHGLGHMLGLDVHDMEGLGEDFVGYDKFPRDSQFGLSALRLARDLEPGFVFTVEPGIYFIPQLIKKWKQENKFLEFLNYDIIEKYIDFGGMRYEGDFVITESGARRLGNKMPKYPEEIENIMKK from the coding sequence ATGTTTGATAAATATATTTATGTTGAAAGACGGAAAAAATTAAAAGAACTAATGGGAAGTGGTGTTATTATTCTTCCTGGAAATCAAGAATCACCTAGAAATTACCGTGGAAATGATTATAATTTTGAACAGGACTCTTGCTTTCTATATTATTTTGGAATTGATATTCCTGAATTAATTGGAGTAATTGATATTGATGAAAATAAAGATTACATATTTGGTAGTGACTATACTATAGATGATGTTATTTGGATGGGAGATCAAAAACTAATAAAAGAATATGCTATTGATAGCGGCGTAGAAACTTTTATTGAAATGACATATTTTAATGATTTTATACACAAGACTCTCAAAAAAGAAAGAAAAATTTTACTTTTACCTCAATACAGAGCCGAGACCATTTTACAATTATCTCTAGCTTTAGGTATAAACCCTCACTATATTGATAACTACATCTCTGAAAAATTAATAAAAGCTGTAGTTAGTCAAAGAAATATTAAATCTAAATTAGAAATACTTCAAATAGAAGATGCTGTTAATATAACAAGAGAAATGCATCTAGAAGCTATGAAAGTTACAAAAGTTGGTATGAAAGAATATGAAGTAGTTAGTGCTTTAGAAGCTATTGCTAAAAAATATAATGCTTCCACATCATTTTTTACAATTTTTACTAAAAATGGTCAAACTTTACATAATCATTTTCATGGTAACACTTTAGAAGAAGGAGATATTGTAATTTTAGATTGCGGAGCTAGAAATAAAAATGGATATTGTGGAGATATGACAACTACTTTTCCTGTAAGTGGTAAATTTTCTCCAAAACAAAAAGATATCTACTTGCTCTTAATTAAAATGTTTGAAACTGCTGAAAATTTATTAAACCCTGGAATAAACTATAAAGAAATTCATTTACAAGTTGCTAAAACATTGGCACAAGGACTTGTTTCACAGGGATTAATGAAAGGTAATCCAGATGACATTGTTAAGTCTGGTGCACATGCATTATTTATGCCACATGGATTAGGTCATATGTTAGGATTAGATGTACATGATATGGAAGGATTAGGAGAAGATTTTGTCGGTTATGATAAATTTCCTAGAGATTCACAATTTGGATTAAGTGCATTAAGATTAGCTAGAGATTTAGAGCCTGGTTTTGTTTTTACTGTTGAACCTGGAATATATTTTATTCCTCAATTAATAAAAAAATGGAAACAAGAAAATAAATTTTTAGAATTTTTAAACTATGATATTATTGAAAAATATATTGATTTTGGTGGAATGCGTTACGAAGGTGATTTTGTAATTACTGAATCTGGAGCTAGAAGATTGGGAAATAAAATGCCAAAATATCCTGAAGAAATTGAAAATATCATGAAAAAATAA
- a CDS encoding zinc-ribbon domain-containing protein → MFFIGIFGFGNRSNKISDIKFKCTGCMNEDFSLVELYNSFDIFFIPVFKTKKEYIIICKKCKSMYKLKSSSIEKVLKTHSAEYGDVDKIMYETSTCPRCGANVTGNYQFCPYCGEPLKK, encoded by the coding sequence ATGTTTTTTATAGGAATATTTGGATTCGGAAATAGGAGTAACAAGATATCAGATATAAAATTTAAGTGTACTGGGTGTATGAATGAAGATTTTTCCCTAGTAGAATTGTATAATAGTTTTGATATTTTTTTTATTCCAGTTTTTAAGACGAAGAAAGAGTATATAATTATATGCAAGAAATGCAAAAGTATGTATAAATTGAAGAGCAGTTCAATTGAGAAAGTACTGAAAACACATAGTGCCGAATATGGGGATGTAGATAAAATAATGTATGAGACGTCTACATGTCCTAGGTGCGGGGCCAATGTAACAGGAAATTATCAATTTTGCCCGTATTGTGGTGAGCCTTTAAAAAAATAA
- the mnmA gene encoding tRNA 2-thiouridine(34) synthase MnmA, protein MEIKNFDKYLTYDEKNKGIKVAVAMSGGVDSSTVAYILKKQGYDIFGVTMRTCGPEDSDADKVCKDLGIEHYVFDATKEFKNKVMDYFIDEYKNGRTPNPCMVCNKHVKFGLLYDFALEKGAQFMATGHYAKIKDGALVMGDDLNKDQVYFLSQIKKENVDHIMFPIGDLVKPEVRELAKLLGVRVYAKRDSQEICFVEDGKLGEFLTAATNGKVSKPGNIVDVNGQILGKHKGLAFYTIGQRKGLGVSLEKPMYVIELDGKNNRVVIGDNELLFKKELKAKNINLFTIKSLQEMDGLECWAKTRSRDILHKCKIKVLDNDTIKVMFTEDKVRAVTPGQGVVFYDSDKKVIGSGFII, encoded by the coding sequence ATGGAAATAAAAAATTTTGATAAGTATTTAACTTATGATGAAAAAAACAAAGGAATAAAAGTTGCAGTAGCAATGAGTGGTGGTGTTGATAGTTCAACAGTAGCATATATATTAAAAAAGCAAGGATATGATATTTTTGGAGTAACAATGAGAACTTGTGGTCCAGAAGATTCAGATGCAGATAAGGTTTGTAAAGATTTAGGAATAGAGCATTATGTTTTTGATGCTACAAAAGAATTTAAAAATAAAGTAATGGATTACTTTATAGATGAGTATAAAAATGGAAGAACACCAAATCCTTGTATGGTATGTAATAAGCATGTAAAATTTGGACTTTTATATGATTTTGCATTAGAAAAAGGAGCTCAATTTATGGCTACTGGTCATTATGCTAAGATAAAAGATGGGGCATTAGTTATGGGAGATGACCTAAACAAAGACCAAGTATATTTTTTATCACAAATTAAAAAAGAAAACGTAGATCATATTATGTTTCCTATAGGTGATTTGGTAAAACCAGAAGTAAGAGAACTTGCTAAGCTTTTAGGAGTAAGGGTATATGCAAAAAGAGATTCACAAGAAATATGTTTTGTTGAAGATGGAAAACTTGGAGAATTTCTAACAGCAGCTACTAATGGCAAAGTTTCAAAACCTGGCAATATAGTAGATGTAAATGGACAAATTTTAGGAAAGCATAAAGGGTTAGCATTTTATACAATAGGTCAAAGAAAAGGATTAGGGGTATCTCTTGAAAAACCTATGTATGTTATAGAATTAGATGGTAAAAACAATAGAGTAGTCATAGGTGATAATGAGCTTTTATTTAAAAAAGAATTAAAAGCTAAAAATATAAATTTATTTACTATAAAATCGTTACAAGAAATGGATGGGCTTGAATGTTGGGCCAAAACTCGTTCTAGAGATATTTTACATAAATGTAAGATAAAAGTTTTAGATAATGATACAATAAAAGTTATGTTTACAGAAGACAAGGTAAGAGCTGTAACTCCAGGACAAGGAGTTGTCTTTTATGATTCTGATAAAAAAGTTATAGGAAGTGGATTTATTATATAA